The DNA sequence CGAGAACTCTGTTAAGTCCTTTGATTCCTCTATTGCGCAAACTATATTCTCGAAGTCGTCGGTTAACGACCTCAAGATTTTCTCCACCACTCGGCAAGTGGGCAACGTCTCTCCATTTCTATCGAGCTGATTCGCTATGGTCTCAACTCGGGAGACGTACTCGGCAACCCCTTCATCTTCCTTCATCCTTATCCTTTCAAGCTCGCTTCTGAGAGTTTGAAGTCGAACTTGCTTCACACGGTTATCCCCTTTGTATGCCTTCTCCAGAATATTCCACGCTTCTTTTGAAGACATAGCATTTGCTATCTTCTCAAAGTCGGACTCATCAACAGCTCGGTACAGCACGTACAAAGCCGTTTTGTCCTTTGCTCGTGTTGCTTTTAACGTAGCAATCTGGGCTATCGTCATTTCTCCAACATCCTCTGGTTCTTGGTGCCCATTTTCGACCACCTCCCATACTTCTTGGGAACCAATGAGAGCCTTCATTTGCAGACTCCAGTTATCATAGCTGACGCCTTTTGATAACTTCGGCAGAGGCATGCTGTTAACTAAGTTGGCCATCTCGATCAAACTCTCTAACTCACTCAAACACTCAGGCTCTCAAGTTCTGATGCTAATTTGTTGACAAACAAGTCTCTCTGGATAAACActctttgtattcagatttgttgtgtttgaaatgaagcactacatggtccttttataggcctttggacatgacccttcaactacattcattaaatataactattaCCTAACTCACTATTAATGAACTCTATTGCATGCTTAATCATAACTAGACCCACTCTAAACCTTTTACAATTTCCTAGACAATTAATATAGAAACTTCCAACTACCCACGTTTAAGTTTACCTAATACTCTCTTCCAGAGTCAATCTTTTATTGTTTATCAATTTGGgtgcttgtttttatttatttctaaatataaattGCTTTATGAATTAAAGaagtattaattattacttCCTTTTTAATTGGGAAAATTTTGGTAAGAAAAAACTTTATCATAacaatttatgtatttaataattatgtcaGAAGCTGACCTTTAAAAGTTGATACTATAAGATGAAAAGAGTAGCTTTCTGCCCGAATAATCATTAATATGACCACCATTAACCTTATAACAAAACTGTGTACTTGCCCCTcagaaatattaattattcgTCTGAAACTTTTTCTGGTCTTTGATAGAAACACATTTTATGTAGAGCTGGTAAAATGTAGTTGTTAGGAGTGTTGAAACCATGTTAAAATTATATcagaaaataaaaggaataaaatggataaaaactatttttttattaaaaagaacaattagagaaaaatcaaaagatgtttttttaatatttctttcgattaaaataataaaagagaagaaaaagaaatttcgATATGTCTTCATAAGAAAATAATGTCCTTTTATAGCATAAAAAGTAATACGAAACTTCTTTCTCACATGTTATACATCAAGTATTTGATTTTCTGATTTAAGCATGTGAAGTGGTACAATTGTTTGAATGATAGTTAAGTTCTATATGTGTGTCAAACTGAAGATAACAATGTAATGTATAGTTTTATTATAACTGGAATATTGTTATGTAACCTCTTGGATTTGGCTTTGATTCTTAAGGCATAGGAGAGAGATGTGATGGGGGAATGGAGTTCAACCCTACCAGTTGTCACATAAATGGAAACTAAGGGCCACTAATTATAGGATATGACCTTTTTACTATTCACACAAAAGGACAAAGTAAGTTAGAACATCTTATTCTCAAAGTGTTAATATCATCATAATAATGAACCTTACATCACATGGACATCCCTCGTAACATACTCCATTTGTGAAGAGCAAAATTGCTTCAAATTTGTTGCCTAGCTGCTTTAAATCTATACCAAAAAGTTGAGAAAGTCTATCATGAAAATTCTTCACTTAGATTAGCCCTAGTCTCAATCTTATCAAACAAAGTCTAATCGATGCAAGTAGAGAGGAAAGGACTCAAAAATCTAAGATGAAGCCTAAAATGGAAACATTTTAGTGacctttttctcctttcttttcaTCAAGCTTTTGGGATTTTTATGTTTGACCGATAACTGTTGGATGCAACCAACCCTTGTATTTGTCCTTCTTTACGAAGCTTGTgattgagagaaaaagaaagcaaTCACTTCTAATCACGAGCACAATCTTCTTTAGGTAAAAGAAAGGGAGAAAcagatatgaaaataaaaagaatagagACAAGGATGAGATTGCAGATGAAGTTGAAATTGTATCGTTAGACTTAATGAATGAGATATGGTACACGTATAAGCCGTATGAATATAAGAGAAGAAATTGTAAAAACCAGAAAGCCTCATCATCCTTGGTTTCCTAAAGAAAATCCCAAAAGACGGTTGAAAACTTGGGCCATGGGAGAGGGCTAAGAACCTAAATATTCTACCATGTTCTTACAGAAGATattgttaatttgtttatacAACAACAAATTCCTATCTAAAACAAATAACATTGCTTGCATGCTTGTATGTGACTTGAAGAGTTAATTCAGAACTGGGAAGTGCAACGTTTGTGACAAATAGTGATACAATGTTTCTTTGGCTTAGTCTCTTGTTTCCAAAGATGGGCAATGTCTTGACCGATTTTGACAGCATCGAAGGAGGCACCGGAGAGCCCTCTCCTTGTAAACCCAACAGCATAAAGTCCAACTTTTCCTTTCCAACCATTTGGGAATGGACACTTTGGGAAACCATTTTCCGAGAAAAATTCACCTTcctgcaacaacaacaacaacattaacAAAATCACATCATTTTCCATTCCCACAACACTCAACAAACATTTCACACTTAGTGGAAACAAATTCTCACACCTGAAGCCAAGAAGGGACGTTGCTACGGTACCCTGTCGCAAGCACCACTGCATCAACATCTTGCTTTTCACCATTAACAAGCTCCACGCAGCCATTGCCGAACCTCTTTACCGCAGGAACAACTTTTATCTCACCGGATCTAATTTTCTCCAATGTTCCAATGTCCAAAACAGGAGTCTTTCCCTTTGTGTTCTTCCACGATAAAGGACCCTCCGAAGGCCTTTTCAGCCCAAACTTCTCCACGTTCCCCAACACCAACCATGCCAGCACCAATAGAATTTTGTCCACTACCCAAAGTGGCAACCATTGCAGCATCAAAGTCGCCAATTCAAACGTCGACTTCCCAAACACCTCTCTAGGCAACACATGAACCTGCCGTACCAAAATCAAAGCAACGTCCAAATTATTCAAAGAACAACTTGTAAAAATAAGCAATTTGAGTGGGTGATATTTTATACGTAGTTGATATCATAAGTTTATGAGAGAAGGACTAACCGGACTACGAACAACGATGGAAGGAGAAGCAGTGTGGTTAAACAAGTCAAGTGAGAGTTCCATGCCAGAGTTGCCACAACCAACAACAAGAACTTTCTTCCCCTTGAATCTTTCCCCACATTTATACTGGCATGCATGAATAACATCTCCTTTGAATTCCCTCAACCCTTGAATCTCAGGCATGACGCACTCCGCATTCTCTCCGGTGGCCACCACCAGCCACCTGCAAATGTACTCAAACTCATTCTTCACAGAGCCACAGGTGGCAACGGTTTTCAGCCTCCACAGGCCGGTGGTTTCATCGTACCTGGCGGACTGGACACACTGGTTGAATCGTGGGTTTATGTCGAAGTGTCGTGCGTAGGATTCGAGGTAGTCAATGAATTGATTCTTGGAGGGATATTTGGGGAAGTGTTGTGGGAATGGGAGGTTGGGAAGCTGACAGAACTGTTTGGGGAGATGGAGTTTTAATCTGTCGTAAGTGCGTTTTTGCCACAGTGAGGCTATGCATTCGGCTCGTTCTAGAAGCATGAAGGGTACCCCTTCTTGTTTCAGACACGCTGCTGTGGCCAGTCCCGAAGGACCTGCACCTACGATCACAGGACCGTTCACCCAAATGCAACGTTTTGATAACGTCTCCTCGTAATCAACTAGGCGAAACAAGTTTTCCATTTTCACACACTATATATATAGATAGTTCTTTTAGTTTTGGGCTCTTGGGTGTGTGATAGAAAAGAAGCAGTTTTGGAAGttgggagagagagaaagaggtgAAATTTTTGTAAGGTTTGAAAATGTGAATTTGGGTTGAGGGAAGAGAGGGGTTGGAGGGGCTTAAATAGGGATTTGAATCTGTGATGAAAGTGGATAGTTAAAACAcatttttcactttctttttatcGTAACTTTAGATTGTCTTgagaatttatttataatgatccgagttttaatgatttatttttgagattttagtttttatttaatattatttctaaagtttaagacactacacttatttttttaaagtttatatttctattttagaattgaaaattttgttaatatttatttaacactTAAGAGAGGAAATAATTTTCAAAGtagaaatatattagaaaaaagtatttcttcttttttattatatatctcaattttggaaaaagttgtttaattttattaatttctttagaAGTTCAATAACATATTGTATACACACTTATTACATTAGATATATAGAATTGAATAACTTACGACATGATAGGATGTGAGGTTTATTATATTGCATCATATTAGGTTATGCATAAAAAAATGGTTACCATTAGCATAAAATTTGGTaaggatttaaaatttattctttccTTGGAAAGTTTTCTTTCATCATAACCGTTACATCAAcaaagtgttttcttttttatatttgataaaaaaaaattctaaagtaATCAGATCTTATCATTCaacaagaaataaataaaagtatataaatctaGCCAAGAGGGCTGATGATGTGACGCAAGTGTGGTGGGCCCCAAAATAATTGGACACGCAAGTTGTAGGGTTGTTTCGGCCCACAAAGCCCATTCCGCCAGCCCAATGTTCACACCACGCTGGGTGCCATGTGTCAGCCCCACGTTGGCCAACTATATTTGTTCATTAACTTCCATGCTTGCTTTCTACCTTCCAaccaaatacaaaaacaacacTCTCCCTATCCCTTTACAGATCTTTACCTAAATCATGtacaatatataatacaaaCGTTATAATGTTTTCATGTTGCATACATTTATATTTCGCTTCAAATgggaaaaatattgaaaaatataagaaagagGATTGAAAATACCACACCAATTAACTATATATAAGTGGGTGtgaatataattaaaagatgATGAAATTATATATCTTATAGAAAAGTAGCAAGATGGTTTCACCTTCTTGTAGGTTTAGTATGTGGAGGGTAGAGAAATTATTGAAGCAAGTATACTACTCTACTTTGGGTGTGTGTAGTACATAATTAAGATTATGTAGTTGAAAATGTATAGTATTATTATATGATATGATGAAGTATACCAAATTAATTAGGTAGGTGttaatagttttatttgatGAGTTGATAATGACTTTTTGTCTAGGTGTTGTTATCTCTTAATTGGATCACACTACATATACATGCACTAGTACTTTGTAGATGATGTTTGAAAATTGAATGTGGTTAAAAGTTTATGGAAGGAGTCTctcattttcatgaaaatattgTAATCTAGGAGCTTGGCATTTGTTGAAGGGTTGTGTgtgtatattattaaatttgatttggaatgaatgaatgaatgagtgAATGATATTATTATGCATTGGTAGCCACTTCCATTTCTCAAATGCTCCAAAAACAATCTTCCAAATGCCTTCACCACAAAGATATATGAGAGAGGAATGCATAGACTTAGATATATGTTCCCTTTAGGTAGTCATGTCCAATGTTCATTATGTGATTGGATATATGtgtacattatattatattttatatatatattgtgaaaaaTAATGTGATTGATCTCTTATCTTTAAGCTTCTACCACCAGCCTTGCACCGCTCCACAGCCAGCTTGGGAATCATATTTTCACCATAcaacttttttacttttaggATATGAATTCAATTCAATCTTCAAATACCACTTTCTTCTTCATGTGTGTGTCAATTAATTTAATGTCCGTGTCATCTTCTTGATATTCatttaattagaaaacaaaCACGTTTTTGGAGAATATATgtgttaatttatatatatatagagagagagaaagaaaggggggagagagagaaaaaaaaagagagaccTCAATATAATGGGTGGACACTTTTCTATtgttaatatttatgtttatctcTATTACGTTATATATTACCTATAGTTCTGAAACTAATCTTTAAAGAACAACTAACTCAGCTATGATACTAGATGATGAAGAATTATCTTGGACTTGGAAGTAAATTTGGGTCTTGGATAGAACTGACTATGAACCCTAAAATGAAATGGGAGAAAATGGAAGATGTTGATTTGGAATATTattgaacaaaacaaaatcatgcTACATGAAGGAGATTctaagataagtgaggaagttTCGTCACTTTGAATCAAAGATTCAATGATAAGAACCGATGGTTCGAATGAGAACATCAAGACTTGATagaaaaactcaaattttcattacTCAAATTTGACTACAAATGTATCTCACAAagacttatatactatgggcatAAACACAAAAAGCCCAACACGACTAAGCCCAATAATGCCAAAACaccaaattacaaaa is a window from the Vigna unguiculata cultivar IT97K-499-35 chromosome 7, ASM411807v1, whole genome shotgun sequence genome containing:
- the LOC114192480 gene encoding probable indole-3-pyruvate monooxygenase YUCCA8, whose translation is MENLFRLVDYEETLSKRCIWVNGPVIVGAGPSGLATAACLKQEGVPFMLLERAECIASLWQKRTYDRLKLHLPKQFCQLPNLPFPQHFPKYPSKNQFIDYLESYARHFDINPRFNQCVQSARYDETTGLWRLKTVATCGSVKNEFEYICRWLVVATGENAECVMPEIQGLREFKGDVIHACQYKCGERFKGKKVLVVGCGNSGMELSLDLFNHTASPSIVVRSPVHVLPREVFGKSTFELATLMLQWLPLWVVDKILLVLAWLVLGNVEKFGLKRPSEGPLSWKNTKGKTPVLDIGTLEKIRSGEIKVVPAVKRFGNGCVELVNGEKQDVDAVVLATGYRSNVPSWLQEGEFFSENGFPKCPFPNGWKGKVGLYAVGFTRRGLSGASFDAVKIGQDIAHLWKQETKPKKHCITICHKRCTSQF